A genome region from Hoplias malabaricus isolate fHopMal1 chromosome 8, fHopMal1.hap1, whole genome shotgun sequence includes the following:
- the fgf8a gene encoding fibroblast growth factor 8 — translation MRFIPSQLSYLLLHLFAFSYYAQVTIQSPPNFTQHVNEQSRVTDRVSRRLIRTYQLYSRTSGKHVQVLANKKINAMAEDGDSHAKLIVETDTFGSRVRIKGAETGLYICMNKRGKLIGKKNGHGKDCIFSEIVLENNYTALQNVKYEGWYMAFTRKGRPRKGSKTRQHQREVHFMKRLPKGHHIAEHRPFDFINYPFNRRTKRTRYSGER, via the exons ATGAGATTCATTCCATCACAGTTAAGTTACCT ATTACTGCACCTCTTCGCCTTCTCCTACTATGCTCAG GTAACAATTCAGTCCCCGCCTAATTTTACACAGCATGTGAATGAGCAAAGTAGGGTGACGGACCGAGTGAGCCGCAGACTGATCCGAACGTACCAGCTTTACAGCAGAACCAGCGGGAAACACGTTCAGGTCCTGGCCAACAAAAAGATCAACGCCATGGCGGAGGACGGGGACTCTCATG caaaGCTCATAGTGGAGACAGACACGTTCGGTAGTCGGGTTCGAATTAAAGGAGCTGAGACTGGACTGTACATCTGTATGAACAAACGAGGAAAGCTGATCGGCAAG AAGAACGGGCATGGGAAAGACTGCATTTTCTCAGAGATTGTGCTAGAGAATAACTACACGGCTCTCCAGAATGTAAAGTATGAGGGCTGGTACATGGCGTTCACACGCAAAGGACGACCCCGAAAAGGCTCAAAAACCAGGCAACACCAGCGGGAAGTCCACTTCATGAAGCGGCTGCCCAAAGGACACCACATTGCAGAGCACAGACCCTTTGATTTCATCAATTACCCTTTCAACAGACGGACTAAACGCACCCGTTACTCAGGAGAACGCTGA